Proteins from one Escherichia coli genomic window:
- the agaV gene encoding PTS N-acetylgalactosamine transporter subunit IIB, with protein sequence MPNIVLSRIDERLIHGQVGVQWVGFAGANLVLVANDEVAEDPVQQNLMEMVLAEGIAVRFWTLQKVIDNIHRAADRQKILLVCKTPADFLTLVKGGVPVSRINVGNMHYANGKQQIAKTVSVDASDIAAFNDLKAAGVECFVQGVPTEPAVDLFKLL encoded by the coding sequence ATGCCAAATATTGTTTTAAGCCGGATTGATGAACGCTTGATTCACGGTCAGGTCGGCGTTCAGTGGGTCGGATTTGCGGGGGCAAATCTGGTGCTGGTAGCCAATGATGAGGTTGCCGAAGATCCGGTACAACAAAACCTGATGGAAATGGTACTGGCAGAAGGGATCGCAGTACGTTTCTGGACGCTGCAAAAAGTGATCGACAACATCCACCGCGCCGCCGATCGGCAGAAAATTCTGCTGGTTTGTAAAACACCTGCCGATTTCCTGACGCTGGTTAAAGGTGGGGTCCCGGTGAGTCGCATTAACGTTGGCAACATGCACTATGCCAATGGCAAGCAGCAAATTGCCAAAACGGTTTCTGTGGATGCGAGCGATATCGCGGCATTTAACGACCTGAAAGCCGCTGGGGTGGAATGCTTCGTTCAGGGCGTTCCGACAGAACCTGCTGTGGACCTCTTTAAATTACTTTGA
- the agaF gene encoding PTS galactosamine/N-acetylgalactosamine transporter subunit IIA — MLSIILTGHGGFASGMEKAMKQILGEQSQFIAIDFPETSSTALLTSQLEEAIAQLDCEDGIVFLTDLLGGTPFRVASTLAMQKPGYEVITGTNLQLLLEMVLEREGLSGEEFRVQALECGHRGLTSLVDELGRCHEECPVEEGI, encoded by the coding sequence ATGTTAAGTATTATTTTGACAGGGCATGGCGGATTTGCCAGCGGCATGGAAAAAGCAATGAAGCAAATTCTCGGTGAGCAATCGCAGTTTATCGCCATCGATTTTCCGGAAACCTCAAGCACCGCGCTGCTTACATCGCAGCTTGAAGAGGCCATCGCCCAACTGGATTGTGAAGACGGCATTGTTTTTCTGACAGATTTGCTGGGCGGCACACCGTTTCGCGTGGCTTCAACGCTGGCGATGCAAAAACCGGGCTATGAAGTGATCACCGGCACCAATTTGCAACTGTTACTGGAAATGGTGCTGGAGCGCGAAGGGTTAAGCGGTGAAGAGTTCCGTGTTCAGGCGCTGGAGTGTGGACACCGTGGGCTAACCAGTCTGGTGGACGAACTTGGTCGCTGCCATGAGGAATGTCCGGTCGAGGAAGGAATATGA
- the agaR gene encoding aga operon transcriptional regulator AgaR produces the protein MSNTDASGEKRVTGTSERREQIIQRLRQQGSVQVNDLSALYGVSTVTIRNDLAFLEKQGIAVRAYGGALICDSTTPSVEPSVEDKSALNTAMKRSVAKAAVELIQPGHRVILDSGTTTFEIARLMRKHTDVIAMTNGMNVANALLEAEGVELLMTGGHLRRQSQSFYGDQAEQSLQNYHFDMLFLGVDAIDLERGVSTHNEDEARLNRRMCEVAERIIVVTDSSKFNRSSLHKIIDTQRIDMIIVDEGIPADSLEGLRKAGVEVILVGE, from the coding sequence ATGAGTAATACCGACGCTTCAGGCGAGAAGCGAGTGACAGGCACCAGCGAGCGACGAGAACAAATCATTCAGCGCCTGCGACAGCAAGGGAGTGTGCAGGTTAACGATCTGTCGGCATTGTATGGCGTATCTACTGTGACGATTCGCAACGATCTGGCGTTTCTGGAAAAGCAGGGGATCGCTGTGCGGGCCTATGGCGGCGCGTTGATCTGCGATAGCACTACGCCGTCAGTCGAGCCATCAGTGGAAGATAAAAGCGCGCTGAACACTGCGATGAAACGCAGCGTTGCGAAAGCTGCCGTTGAGTTGATTCAGCCAGGTCATCGGGTGATCCTCGATTCCGGGACCACCACTTTTGAGATTGCTCGTCTGATGCGCAAGCACACTGACGTAATTGCGATGACCAATGGTATGAACGTAGCTAATGCGTTGCTGGAAGCGGAAGGCGTTGAGCTGCTGATGACCGGCGGGCATTTGCGCCGTCAGTCGCAATCTTTTTACGGCGATCAGGCTGAACAATCGCTACAAAATTACCACTTCGATATGCTTTTTCTCGGCGTAGATGCGATCGATCTTGAGCGCGGCGTCAGCACGCATAATGAAGATGAAGCCCGTTTAAACCGTCGGATGTGCGAAGTTGCGGAACGGATCATTGTGGTCACCGATTCCAGTAAGTTCAACCGTTCCAGTTTACATAAGATCATTGATACTCAACGTATCGACATGATCATTGTTGATGAAGGCATTCCTGCGGATAGTCTGGAAGGACTGCGAAAGGCTGGGGTTGAAGTGATTCTGGTCGGGGAGTGA
- the nagA gene encoding N-acetylglucosamine-6-phosphate deacetylase, whose product MTHVLRARRLLTEEGWLDDHQLRIADGVIVAIEPIPVGVTERDAELLCPAYIDTHVHGGAGVDVMDDAPDVLDKLAMHKAREGVGSWLPTTVTAPLNTIHAALERIALRCQRGVPGAQVLGSYLEGPYFTPQNKGAHPPELFRELEIAELDQLIAVSRHTLRVVALAPEKTGALQAIRHLKQQNVRVMLGHSAATWQQTRAAFDAGADGLVHCYNGMTGLHHREPGMVGAGLTDKHAWLELIADGHHVHPAAMSLCCCCAKERIVLITDAMQAAGMPDGHYTLCGEEVQMRGGVVRTASGGLAGSTLSVDAAVRNMVELTGVTPAEAIHMASLHPARMLGVDGVLGSLKPGKRASVVALDSGLHVQQIWIQGQLASF is encoded by the coding sequence ATGACACACGTTCTGCGCGCCAGAAGGCTGCTGACTGAAGAGGGATGGCTCGATGACCATCAGCTGCGTATTGCTGACGGTGTAATCGTAGCAATCGAACCGATTCCAGTGGGCGTGACTGAACGCGATGCGGAACTGCTCTGCCCCGCTTACATCGACACCCATGTACACGGTGGTGCGGGCGTTGATGTTATGGATGACGCGCCGGATGTGCTCGACAAGCTGGCAATGCACAAGGCACGGGAAGGTGTCGGCAGTTGGTTGCCGACTACCGTAACCGCGCCGCTTAATACCATTCATGCGGCGCTGGAACGTATTGCTCTACGCTGCCAGCGCGGTGTACCTGGTGCGCAAGTGCTGGGGAGTTATCTCGAAGGACCGTACTTCACGCCGCAGAATAAAGGCGCACATCCGCCGGAGCTGTTTCGCGAGCTGGAAATTGCCGAGCTGGATCAATTGATTGCTGTTTCACGGCATACCTTGCGCGTGGTGGCGCTGGCACCGGAAAAAACAGGCGCGTTACAAGCCATTCGTCATCTTAAACAGCAAAACGTACGGGTGATGCTGGGGCATAGCGCGGCGACCTGGCAACAAACCCGCGCCGCATTTGATGCTGGCGCAGACGGCCTGGTGCATTGCTATAACGGGATGACAGGATTACATCACCGCGAACCGGGAATGGTTGGCGCGGGTTTAACGGACAAGCACGCCTGGCTGGAATTGATAGCCGATGGGCATCATGTTCATCCGGCGGCGATGTCACTGTGTTGTTGCTGTGCGAAAGAGAGGATAGTTCTGATCACCGACGCGATGCAGGCAGCCGGGATGCCGGATGGTCACTATACGTTATGTGGTGAAGAAGTGCAGATGCGCGGTGGCGTTGTCCGTACCGCGTCCGGTGGGCTGGCGGGCAGTACGCTGTCTGTCGATGCGGCAGTGCGCAACATGGTCGAGTTGACGGGCGTAACGCCTGCGGAAGCCATCCATATGGCATCGCTGCATCCGGCGCGTATGCTGGGTGTTGATGGTGTTCTGGGATCGCTTAAACCGGGCAAACGCGCCAGCGTCGTTGCGCTGGATAGCGGGCTGCATGTGCAACAAATCTGGATTCAGGGTCAATTAGCTTCGTTTTGA
- the agaW gene encoding PTS N-acetylgalactosamine transporter subunit IIC has protein sequence MEISLLQAFALGIIAFIAGLDMFNGLTHMHRPVVLGPLVGLVLGDLHTGILTGGTLELVWMGLAPLAGAQPPNVIIGTIVGTAFAITTGVKPDVAVGVAVPFAVAVQMGITFLFSVMSGVMSRCDRMAENADTRGIERVNYLALLALGTFYFLCAFLPIYFGAEHAKTIIDVLPQRLIDGLGVAGGIMPAIGFAVLLKIMMKNVYIPYFILGFVAAAWLKLPVLAIAAAALAMALIDLLRKSPEPTQPAAQKEEFEDGI, from the coding sequence ATGGAAATCAGTCTGTTGCAGGCATTTGCGTTGGGCATTATCGCCTTTATCGCTGGCCTGGATATGTTTAACGGCTTGACCCATATGCACCGCCCGGTGGTCCTCGGCCCGTTAGTTGGGTTGGTGCTTGGCGATCTGCATACCGGTATTTTAACCGGCGGTACGCTGGAACTGGTGTGGATGGGGCTGGCACCGCTGGCGGGCGCACAGCCGCCTAACGTGATTATCGGAACTATCGTCGGCACGGCGTTTGCCATTACTACTGGCGTGAAACCGGATGTCGCGGTCGGTGTCGCCGTACCTTTCGCTGTCGCAGTACAGATGGGGATTACCTTCCTGTTCTCGGTGATGTCTGGCGTAATGTCCCGCTGCGACCGGATGGCGGAGAACGCCGATACTCGCGGCATTGAACGCGTGAACTATCTGGCATTGCTGGCACTCGGCACGTTCTATTTTCTCTGCGCTTTCCTGCCTATCTACTTCGGCGCGGAACATGCAAAAACCATCATTGATGTCCTGCCGCAACGGTTAATCGACGGCCTTGGCGTCGCGGGCGGCATCATGCCAGCAATCGGTTTTGCCGTGCTGCTGAAAATCATGATGAAAAACGTCTACATCCCCTACTTCATCCTGGGCTTCGTTGCCGCCGCCTGGCTCAAGTTACCGGTGCTGGCTATTGCTGCCGCCGCGCTGGCGATGGCGCTGATCGACCTGCTGCGTAAATCTCCTGAACCGACTCAACCTGCGGCACAGAAAGAGGAATTTGAAGATGGCATCTAA
- the agaE gene encoding PTS N-acetylgalactosamine transporter subunit IID: protein MASNQTTLPNVSENEETLLTGVNENVYEDQSIGAELTKKDINRVAWRSMLLQASFNYERMQASGWLYGLLPALKKIHTNKRDLARAMKGHMGFFNTHPFLVTFVIGIILAMERSKQDVNSIQSTKIAVGAPLGGIGDAMFWLTLLPICGGIGASLALQGSILGAVVFIVLFNVVHLGLRFGLAHYAYRMGVAAIPLIKANTKKVGHAASIVGMTVIGALVATYVRLSTTLEITAGDAVVKLQADVIDKLMPAFLPLVYTLTMFWLVRRGWSPLRLIAVTVVLGIVGKFCHFL from the coding sequence ATGGCATCTAATCAAACTACCCTGCCGAACGTCAGTGAAAACGAAGAAACACTGCTGACAGGCGTCAATGAAAACGTGTATGAAGATCAGAGCATTGGCGCGGAGCTAACAAAAAAAGATATCAACCGCGTCGCCTGGCGTTCCATGCTGTTACAAGCTTCTTTTAACTACGAGCGTATGCAGGCTTCCGGCTGGTTGTACGGTCTGCTGCCTGCTCTGAAAAAGATCCACACTAATAAACGCGACCTGGCGCGCGCCATGAAGGGACATATGGGTTTCTTCAATACCCATCCATTTCTGGTGACGTTTGTTATTGGCATTATCCTCGCGATGGAGCGTTCTAAGCAGGACGTTAACAGTATTCAGAGCACCAAAATTGCCGTCGGTGCGCCGCTCGGCGGGATTGGCGATGCCATGTTCTGGCTAACGTTACTGCCGATTTGTGGCGGGATTGGTGCCAGTCTGGCATTGCAAGGCTCTATTCTTGGCGCAGTCGTGTTTATTGTGCTGTTTAACGTGGTACACCTGGGGCTGCGTTTTGGTCTGGCGCATTATGCTTACCGCATGGGCGTGGCGGCGATCCCACTCATTAAAGCGAATACCAAAAAAGTCGGCCATGCAGCGTCTATCGTTGGGATGACGGTGATCGGCGCACTGGTGGCAACCTATGTTCGTTTAAGCACCACGCTGGAAATCACGGCGGGCGACGCAGTGGTTAAGCTGCAGGCTGACGTTATCGACAAACTGATGCCTGCCTTCTTACCGCTGGTCTACACCCTGACCATGTTTTGGCTGGTACGCCGCGGCTGGAGTCCGCTGCGCCTGATTGCGGTTACCGTGGTTCTTGGCATCGTCGGTAAATTCTGTCATTTCCTTTAA
- the kbaZ gene encoding tagatose-bisphosphate aldolase subunit KbaZ translates to MKHLTEMVRQHKEGKTNGIYAVCSAHPLVLEAAIRYASVNQTPLLIEATSNQVDQFGGYTGMTPADFRGFVCQLADSLNFPQDALILGGDHLGPNRWQNLPAAQAMANADDLIKSYVAAGFKKIHLDCSMSCQDDPVPLTDDIVAERAARLAKVAEETCREHFGEADLVYVIGTEVPVPGGAHETLSELAVTTPDAARATLEAHRHAFEKQGLNAIWPRIIALVVQPGVEFDHTNVIDYQPAKATALSQMVENYETLIFEAHSTDYQTPQSLRQLVIDHFAILKVGPALTFALREALFSLAAIEEELVPAKACSGLRQVLENVMLDRPEYWQSHYHGDGNARRLARGYSYSDRVRYYWPDSQIDDAFAHLVRNLADAPIPLPLISQYLPLQYVKVRSGELQPTPRELIINHIQDILAQYHTACEGQ, encoded by the coding sequence GTGAAACATCTGACAGAAATGGTGAGGCAGCACAAAGAGGGCAAAACAAATGGGATTTATGCCGTTTGTTCCGCACACCCGCTGGTGCTGGAAGCTGCAATCCGCTACGCCAGTGTAAACCAAACACCGTTACTGATTGAAGCGACATCCAATCAGGTGGACCAGTTCGGTGGTTATACCGGAATGACACCCGCCGATTTTCGCGGCTTTGTTTGTCAGCTCGCCGACTCATTGAATTTCCCACAAGACGCGTTGATTCTGGGTGGTGATCATCTGGGGCCAAACCGCTGGCAAAACCTGCCTGCAGCTCAGGCGATGGCCAATGCCGATGATTTGATTAAAAGCTACGTGGCGGCAGGATTCAAAAAAATTCACCTTGATTGCAGCATGTCCTGTCAGGACGATCCGGTTCCCTTAACCGATGACATCGTGGCTGAACGCGCCGCCCGACTGGCTAAAGTCGCGGAAGAAACCTGTCGTGAACACTTTGGCGAAGCCGATCTGGTGTATGTCATTGGTACCGAAGTGCCGGTACCTGGCGGCGCGCATGAAACCTTAAGCGAGCTGGCGGTCACCACGCCGGATGCCGCCCGCGCCACGCTGGAAGCCCATCGTCACGCCTTTGAAAAGCAAGGTCTGAATGCCATCTGGCCACGCATCATTGCTCTGGTGGTACAACCCGGCGTCGAATTCGATCACACCAACGTTATTGATTATCAGCCAGCTAAAGCGACCGCCTTAAGCCAGATGGTCGAAAACTACGAAACGCTGATTTTCGAAGCGCACTCTACCGATTATCAAACGCCGCAATCGCTGCGCCAGCTGGTGATTGACCACTTTGCCATTCTGAAAGTTGGCCCAGCGCTGACCTTCGCCCTACGTGAAGCACTGTTTTCACTGGCAGCGATTGAAGAAGAACTGGTGCCAGCGAAAGCCTGTTCCGGTCTGCGTCAGGTACTGGAAAACGTGATGCTCGACCGCCCGGAATACTGGCAAAGCCACTACCACGGTGACGGCAACGCACGTCGCCTGGCGCGTGGTTATAGCTACTCGGATCGCGTGCGCTACTACTGGCCGGACAGCCAGATTGATGACGCTTTCGCCCATCTGGTTCGTAACCTGGCGGATGCACCAATTCCGCTGCCGCTCATCAGTCAGTACCTGCCGCTGCAATACGTGAAAGTTCGCTCCGGCGAGCTGCAGCCAACGCCACGGGAACTCATTATCAACCATATTCAGGACATCCTGGCGCAGTACCACACAGCCTGTGAAGGCCAATAA